In Trifolium pratense cultivar HEN17-A07 linkage group LG7, ARS_RC_1.1, whole genome shotgun sequence, a genomic segment contains:
- the LOC123895205 gene encoding lanC-like protein GCR2 isoform X1 — translation MADRFFPNDLPPPLVSETILEEATSSQTPTPHSLTSLLSLPYTTLTSKLQAAALHFKQSVVNETWGSSGNRVKDYTLYTGVLGTAYLVFKAYQVTKNVDDLNLCLKIVKACDSASANSSYSLVMIWENGSKVILVLFANELSCSRVTFICGRAGVCALGAVIAKHVGDERLLDYYLRQFKEIELPRDLPYEVLYGRAGYLWACSFLNKHIGKDTIPSTHMRPIVDEIITSGRKLAHKGRCPLMYEWHGKKYWGAAHGLAGIMNVLMDMELKPDEVEDIKGTLRYLIKNRFSSGNYPSSEGSEYDRLVHWCHGAPGVTLTLVKAAEVFGDIEFLQAAKEAGEVVWKRGLLKRVGICHGVSGNTYVFLCLYRLTGNKEYLYRAKGFSCFLLDNAQKLIAEGKMHGGDRPYSLFEGLGGLAYTFLDMIDPQVARFPGYEL, via the exons ATGGCTGATCGCTTCTTTCCGAACGACTTGCCACCACCATTGGTGTCAGAGACCATACTTGAAGAAGCAACCTCTTCCCAAACACCAACACCACACTCTCTCACCTCACTCCTTTCTCTACCTTACACAACACTAACCTCAAAGCTTCAAGCTGCAGCACTTCACTTCAAACAATCg GTGGTGAATGAGACATGGGGTTCAAGTGGGAACCGTGTGAAGGACTATACTCTTTACACGGGGGTTCTTGGAACAGCATATCTGGTTTTTAAGGCCTATCAAGTAACCAAGAATGTGGATGATCTTAACTTATGCTTGAAGATTGTTAAGGCTTGTGATTCTGCTTCAGCAAATTCAAG TTACAGTCTTGTCATGATATGGGAGAATGGAAGTAAGGTGATTCTAGTTTTATTTGCTAATGAATTGAGTTGCAGTCGCGTGACATTCATCTGTGGCCGTGCTGGTGTTTGTGCTCTTGGTGCTGTCATAGCTAAGCATGTTGGTGATGAGAGATTACTTGACTATTACCTTAGACAATTCAAAGAg ATTGAGCTACCCCGTGATTTGCCCTATGAGGTATTGTATGGCAGAGCAGGTTACTTATGGGCTTGTTCATTCTTAAACAAGCATATTGGTAAAGACACAATACCTAGTACTCACATG AGACCAATTGTGGATGAAATTATAACATCGGGTAGAAAATTGGCTCACAAGGGAAGATGTCCTTTGATGTATGAATGGCATGGGAAGAAATATTGGGGTGCTGCTCATGGACTTGCAGGAATCATGAATGTGTTGATGGACATGGAACTCAAGCCAGATGAGGTTGAAGATATCAAGGGTACACTACGCTACCTGATTAAGAATCGGTTCTCGAGTGGCAATTATCCCTCCAGTGAAGGAAGTGAATATGACCGCCTTGTGCATTGGTGTCATGGTGCTCCTGGAGTAACTCTTACGCTTGTAAAAGCAGCTGAG GTTTTTGGGGATATTGAATTTTTGCAAGCAGCTAAAGAGGCAGGTGAAGTAGTATGGAAGAGGGGTCTTCTTAAGCGAGTTGGAATTTGCCACGGCGTCAGTGGGAACACGTATGTCTTTCTTTGTCTTTACAGATTGACAGGAAACAAGGAGTACTTGTACAGGGCTAAAGGATTTTCTTGCTTTCTACTTGATAATGCACAAAAATTGATTGCTGAAGGAAAGATGCATGGGGGAGATCGCCCTTATTCGTTATTCGAAGGTCTTGGAGGACTGGCTTATACCTTTCTAGACATGATTGATCCACAAGTTGCAAGGTTCCCTGGCTATGAACTTTGA
- the LOC123895204 gene encoding stem-specific protein TSJT1-like produces MLAIFHKAFAHPPEELNSPASYKGSKKPKLPEETLRDFLSHHPDNTCSMTFGKASVLAYVRPDKTFSVHQRLFCGIDDIYCLFLGNLNNLSILNKQYGLSKGTDEAMFVIEAYKTLRDRGPYPADQVVKELDGSFAFVVYDSKNGGVFAALGSDGGVKLYWGIAADGSVVISDDLDVIKEGCAKSFAPFPAGCMFHSEGGLMSFEHPMNKLKAMPRVDSEGVMCGANFKVDKFSRVNSIPRVGSQSNWMEWEQH; encoded by the exons atgttgGCAATTTTCCACAAAGCTTTTGCTCATCCACCTGAAGAGCTTAATAGTCCTGCATCTTACAAAGGTTCAAAGAAACCTAAGCTTCCTGAAGAAACTCTCAGAGATTTCCTCTCTCATCATCCTGATAACACTTGTTCTATGACCTTTGGCAAAGCTTCTGTTCTTGCTTATGTTAGACCTGATAAAACTTTTTCAGTTCATCAAAG GTTGTTTTGTGGGATTGATGACATATATTGCTTATTCTTGGGGAATTTGAACAATTTGTCTATACTTAACAAGCAATATGGTTTATCAAAGGGTACTGATGAAGCCATGTTTGTGATTGAAGCTTATAAGACACTTCGTGACCGTGGTCCATATCCAGCAGATCAAGTTGTTAAGGAACTTGATGGTAGTTTTGCTTTTGTTGTTTATGACAGCAAGAATGGTGGTGTCTTTGCTGCTCTG GGTTCTGATGGTGGAGTGAAGTTGTATTGGGGTATTGCAGCTGATGGATCTGTTGTGATTTCTGATGATCTTGATGTTATAAAAGAGGGTTGTGCTAAATCATTTGCTCCTTTTCCAGCAG GGTGTATGTTTCATAGTGAAGGAGGATTAATGAGCTTTGAGCATCCAATGAACAAGCTAAAGGCAATGCCAAGGGTAGACAGTGAAGGAGTGATGTGTGGAGCCAATTTTAAGGTTGATAAGTTTTCAAGAGTCAACAGTATTCCCAGAGTTGGTAGTCAATCCAATTGGATGGAATGGGAACAACATTAG
- the LOC123895206 gene encoding protochlorophyllide reductase, chloroplastic produces the protein MALQAASLLPASFSIPKEGKIGVKDSTLFGVSLSESLKGDFSSSALRCKRELRQKAGVVRAETAATATPSVTKSSPDGKKTLRKGNVVITGASSGLGLATAKALAETGKWHVIMACRDFLKAARAAKSAGMAKESYTIMHLDLSSLDSVRQFVDNFRRSEMPLDVLVNNAAVYLPTAKEPTFTADGFELSVGTNHLGHFLLSRLLLDDIGKSDYPSKRLIIVGSITGNTNTLAGNVPPKANLGDLRGLAGGLNGLNSSSMIDGGDFDGAKAYKDSKVCNMLTMQEFHRRYHEETGITFASLYPGCIATTGLFREHIPLFKTLFPPFQKYITKGYVSEDEAGKRLAQVVSDPSLTKSGVYWSWNKASASFENQLSQEASDVEKARKVWEVSEKLVGLA, from the exons ATGGCCCTTCAAGCTGCTTCTTTGCTTCCTGCTTCTTTCTCCATTCCTAAAGAG GGAAAGATTGGTGTTAAGGATTCAACTCTTTTTGGTGTTTCATTGTCTGAATCTTTGAAAGGTGACTTTAGCTCTTCTGCATTGAGGTGCAAG AGGGAATTGCGACAAAAAGCTGGTGTTGTGAGGGCAGAGACAGCGGCTACAGCTACTCCATCAGTTACCAAGTCATCACCTGATGGCAAGAAAACATTGAGGAAAGGAAATGTTGTGATCACTGGTGCTTCATCTGGATTAGGTTTGGCTACTGCTAAGGCTTTGGCTGAGACAGGAAAATGGCATGTAATTATGGCTTGCAGGGATTTCCTTAAAGCTGCAAGAGCTGCAAAATCTGCTGGAATGGCTAAGGAAAGCTACACAATCATGCACTTAGACCTTTCCTCTCTTGACAGTGTTCGCCAATTTGTCGATAACTTTAGACGATCCGAAATGCCACTGGATGTGCTTGTTAACAATGCTGCTGTTTACTTGCCAACTGCTAAGGAACCTACATTCACTGCTGATGGCTTTGAACTTAGTGTTGGGACAAATCATCTCGGGCATTTTCTTCTTTCACGCCTTTTGCTCGACGACATTGGCAAATCTGATTACCCTTCAAAGCGTTTGATCATTGTTGGCTCAATCACAG GTAACACAAACACATTGGCCGGAAATGTACCTCCGAAAGCTAACCTCGGTGACCTGAGGGGACTTGCCGGTGGCTTGAATGGGCTTAACAGTTCTTCCATGATAGATGGTGGAGATTTTGATGGTGCCAAGGCATACAAGGACAGCAAAGTGTGTAACATGCTCACAATGCAAGAGTTCCATAGAAGATACCATGAGGAAACTGGAATCACATTTGCTTCCCTTTACCCTGGTTGTATTGCCACAACAGGCTTGTTTAGGGAGCACATTCCTTTGTTCAAAACTTTGTTCCCTCCATTCCAAAAGTACATAACCAAAGGATACGTCTCAGAAGATGAAGCAGGAAAGAGACTCGCTCAg GTTGTAAGTGATCCAAGCTTAACCAAATCTGGTGTTTACTGGAGCTGGAATAAAGCTTCTGCTTCATTTGAAAACCAGCTATCTCAAGAGGCTAGTGATGTAGAGAAGGCTCGCAAGGTGTGGGAGGTTAGTGAGAAGCTTGTTGGTTTGGCCTAA
- the LOC123895205 gene encoding lanC-like protein GCR2 isoform X2, whose product MADRFFPNDLPPPLVSETILEEATSSQTPTPHSLTSLLSLPYTTLTSKLQAAALHFKQSVVNETWGSSGNRVKDYTLYTGVLGTAYLVFKAYQVTKNVDDLNLCLKIVKACDSASANSSRVTFICGRAGVCALGAVIAKHVGDERLLDYYLRQFKEIELPRDLPYEVLYGRAGYLWACSFLNKHIGKDTIPSTHMRPIVDEIITSGRKLAHKGRCPLMYEWHGKKYWGAAHGLAGIMNVLMDMELKPDEVEDIKGTLRYLIKNRFSSGNYPSSEGSEYDRLVHWCHGAPGVTLTLVKAAEVFGDIEFLQAAKEAGEVVWKRGLLKRVGICHGVSGNTYVFLCLYRLTGNKEYLYRAKGFSCFLLDNAQKLIAEGKMHGGDRPYSLFEGLGGLAYTFLDMIDPQVARFPGYEL is encoded by the exons ATGGCTGATCGCTTCTTTCCGAACGACTTGCCACCACCATTGGTGTCAGAGACCATACTTGAAGAAGCAACCTCTTCCCAAACACCAACACCACACTCTCTCACCTCACTCCTTTCTCTACCTTACACAACACTAACCTCAAAGCTTCAAGCTGCAGCACTTCACTTCAAACAATCg GTGGTGAATGAGACATGGGGTTCAAGTGGGAACCGTGTGAAGGACTATACTCTTTACACGGGGGTTCTTGGAACAGCATATCTGGTTTTTAAGGCCTATCAAGTAACCAAGAATGTGGATGATCTTAACTTATGCTTGAAGATTGTTAAGGCTTGTGATTCTGCTTCAGCAAATTCAAG TCGCGTGACATTCATCTGTGGCCGTGCTGGTGTTTGTGCTCTTGGTGCTGTCATAGCTAAGCATGTTGGTGATGAGAGATTACTTGACTATTACCTTAGACAATTCAAAGAg ATTGAGCTACCCCGTGATTTGCCCTATGAGGTATTGTATGGCAGAGCAGGTTACTTATGGGCTTGTTCATTCTTAAACAAGCATATTGGTAAAGACACAATACCTAGTACTCACATG AGACCAATTGTGGATGAAATTATAACATCGGGTAGAAAATTGGCTCACAAGGGAAGATGTCCTTTGATGTATGAATGGCATGGGAAGAAATATTGGGGTGCTGCTCATGGACTTGCAGGAATCATGAATGTGTTGATGGACATGGAACTCAAGCCAGATGAGGTTGAAGATATCAAGGGTACACTACGCTACCTGATTAAGAATCGGTTCTCGAGTGGCAATTATCCCTCCAGTGAAGGAAGTGAATATGACCGCCTTGTGCATTGGTGTCATGGTGCTCCTGGAGTAACTCTTACGCTTGTAAAAGCAGCTGAG GTTTTTGGGGATATTGAATTTTTGCAAGCAGCTAAAGAGGCAGGTGAAGTAGTATGGAAGAGGGGTCTTCTTAAGCGAGTTGGAATTTGCCACGGCGTCAGTGGGAACACGTATGTCTTTCTTTGTCTTTACAGATTGACAGGAAACAAGGAGTACTTGTACAGGGCTAAAGGATTTTCTTGCTTTCTACTTGATAATGCACAAAAATTGATTGCTGAAGGAAAGATGCATGGGGGAGATCGCCCTTATTCGTTATTCGAAGGTCTTGGAGGACTGGCTTATACCTTTCTAGACATGATTGATCCACAAGTTGCAAGGTTCCCTGGCTATGAACTTTGA